From one Novosphingobium sp. genomic stretch:
- the fabD gene encoding ACP S-malonyltransferase, giving the protein MRAFVFPGQGSQKVGMGVDLAAASPIAREVFEEVDEALGQKLWEIMAQGPEDQLTLTENAQPAIMANAIATLRVLEKEGGFRLSDKADFVAGHSLGEYTALCAAGAFSLADTARLLKLRGQSMQAAVPVGVGAMAALLGADIDKATALAAAAAEGEVCTVANDNDPGQVVLSGHKGAIERAIALVKEHGIKRGVALPVSAPFHCPLMQPAADAMAEALAKVSPGALSVPLFANVTADVVTDPATVQALLVEQVTGRVRWRESIIAMKAAGVEEFVELGGKVLGPMISRSVTDVKVTSVISMADIEALLKEIA; this is encoded by the coding sequence ATGCGTGCATTTGTTTTTCCGGGGCAGGGCAGCCAGAAGGTCGGCATGGGTGTCGATCTGGCCGCTGCCAGCCCCATCGCCCGCGAGGTGTTCGAGGAGGTTGACGAGGCGCTGGGCCAGAAGCTGTGGGAGATCATGGCGCAGGGCCCCGAGGACCAGCTGACCCTGACCGAAAACGCCCAGCCCGCGATCATGGCCAATGCCATCGCCACGCTGCGCGTGCTGGAGAAGGAAGGCGGCTTCCGCCTGTCCGACAAGGCCGATTTCGTGGCCGGTCACTCGCTGGGCGAATACACCGCGCTGTGCGCTGCCGGGGCGTTCAGCCTGGCCGATACGGCGCGTCTGCTCAAGCTGCGCGGGCAGTCGATGCAGGCTGCAGTGCCCGTTGGCGTTGGCGCGATGGCTGCTCTGCTGGGCGCCGATATCGACAAGGCGACTGCTCTGGCCGCTGCGGCTGCCGAAGGTGAGGTCTGCACCGTTGCCAACGACAACGATCCGGGTCAGGTCGTGCTTTCGGGCCACAAGGGCGCGATCGAGCGGGCCATCGCTCTGGTCAAGGAGCATGGGATCAAGCGCGGCGTGGCGCTGCCGGTTTCCGCGCCCTTCCACTGCCCGCTGATGCAGCCTGCCGCCGATGCCATGGCCGAGGCGCTGGCCAAGGTCTCGCCGGGCGCGCTGTCGGTGCCGCTCTTCGCCAATGTCACCGCCGATGTCGTCACCGATCCGGCCACCGTGCAGGCCCTGCTGGTCGAGCAGGTGACGGGCCGCGTGCGCTGGCGCGAGAGCATCATCGCCATGAAGGCGGCGGGCGTCGAGGAATTCGTCGAATTGGGCGGCAAGGTGCTTGGCCCCATGATTTCGCGCAGCGTGACGGATGTGAAGGTGACCAGCGTCATCTCCATGGCCGACATCGAGGCGCTGCTGAAGGAGATCGCATGA
- the fabG gene encoding 3-oxoacyl-[acyl-carrier-protein] reductase: MFSLEGMTALVTGASGGIGSSVAKALASQGARLVLSGSNAEKLEAFKAELGGDHVAITCNLSDPASVEKLVPEALAALGKLDILVNNAGITRDNLAMRMKDEEWDAVIRINLEAAFRLMRAATKPMMKARFGRIVSVTSVVGATGNPGQVNYAAAKAGLVGMSKSLAQELASRNVTVNCVAPGFIRTAMTDVLPDAQKEALNGRIPMGRMGEGEDIGAAVAFLASKEAGYVTGQTIHVNGGMAMFA, from the coding sequence ATGTTTTCGCTTGAAGGAATGACCGCGCTCGTGACGGGCGCCAGCGGTGGCATCGGCAGCAGCGTGGCCAAGGCTCTGGCTTCGCAGGGCGCGCGTCTGGTGCTGTCGGGCAGCAATGCCGAGAAGCTGGAGGCCTTCAAGGCCGAGCTGGGCGGCGACCATGTTGCCATCACCTGCAACCTCTCCGACCCCGCTTCGGTCGAGAAGCTGGTGCCAGAGGCGCTGGCCGCTCTGGGCAAGCTGGATATTCTGGTGAACAACGCCGGCATCACGCGCGACAACCTCGCCATGCGTATGAAGGATGAGGAATGGGATGCGGTGATCCGCATCAACCTCGAAGCCGCCTTCCGCCTGATGCGCGCCGCGACCAAGCCGATGATGAAGGCCCGCTTCGGCCGCATCGTCTCGGTGACCAGCGTGGTGGGCGCGACGGGCAACCCTGGCCAGGTGAACTATGCAGCGGCCAAGGCTGGCCTTGTGGGCATGAGCAAGTCGCTGGCGCAGGAACTGGCGAGCCGCAACGTCACGGTGAACTGCGTGGCGCCCGGTTTCATCCGCACCGCCATGACTGACGTGCTGCCCGACGCCCAGAAGGAAGCGCTGAACGGCCGCATCCCGATGGGCCGCATGGGCGAGGGCGAGGATATCGGCGCTGCGGTGGCGTTCCTGGCCTCGAAGGAAGCGGGTTATGTCACCGGCCAGACCATTCATGTGAATGGCGGCATGGCGATGTTTGCCTAA